A single region of the Streptomyces vilmorinianum genome encodes:
- a CDS encoding branched-chain amino acid aminotransferase: MTTPTIELKPSSSPLSDAEREAILANPGFGRHFTDHMVTIRWTEGRGWHDGQLVPYGPLSLDPATNVLHYAQEIFEGLKAYRRPDGSVATFRPDANARRFQASARRLAMPELPVETFIEACDVLVQQDKAWVPAHGGEESLYLRPFMIATEVGLGVRPANEYLFVVIASPAGPYFPGGVKPVSIWLSEDRVRAVPGGMGDAKTGGNYAASLLAQAEAAEKGCDQVAYLDAVEHTWVEELGGMNLYFVYEDRIVTPELTGSLLAGITRDSLLRLAADLGYRPEEGRVSIDQWKADTENGTLKEVFACGTAAVITPVGTVKSARGEWQQSGGQPGEVTMKLRDALLAIQTGKAEDVHGWTHELG, encoded by the coding sequence ATGACGACGCCCACGATCGAGCTCAAGCCCTCCTCCAGCCCGCTGTCGGACGCGGAGCGCGAGGCGATTCTGGCCAACCCGGGATTCGGCCGCCACTTCACCGATCACATGGTGACCATCCGCTGGACCGAGGGCCGCGGCTGGCACGACGGCCAGCTCGTGCCGTACGGGCCGCTCTCCCTCGACCCGGCCACGAACGTCCTGCACTACGCGCAGGAGATCTTCGAGGGCCTGAAGGCGTACCGCCGTCCCGACGGCTCCGTCGCCACCTTCCGCCCGGACGCCAACGCGCGGCGCTTCCAGGCCTCCGCCCGCCGCCTGGCCATGCCGGAGCTGCCCGTCGAGACCTTCATCGAGGCCTGTGACGTCCTCGTCCAGCAGGACAAGGCGTGGGTCCCGGCGCACGGCGGCGAGGAGTCCCTCTACCTGCGCCCGTTCATGATCGCGACCGAGGTCGGTCTGGGCGTGCGGCCGGCGAACGAGTACCTCTTCGTCGTCATCGCCTCGCCCGCCGGACCGTACTTCCCCGGTGGCGTGAAGCCCGTCTCCATCTGGCTCTCCGAGGACCGCGTCCGCGCCGTCCCCGGCGGCATGGGCGACGCCAAGACCGGCGGCAACTACGCGGCCTCCCTCCTGGCCCAGGCCGAGGCGGCGGAGAAGGGCTGCGACCAGGTCGCCTACCTCGACGCCGTGGAGCACACGTGGGTCGAGGAGCTCGGCGGGATGAACCTGTACTTCGTGTACGAGGACCGCATCGTCACCCCCGAGCTGACCGGCTCCCTGCTCGCCGGCATCACCCGCGACTCGCTCCTGCGCCTCGCCGCGGACCTCGGCTACCGGCCCGAGGAGGGCCGGGTCTCCATCGACCAGTGGAAGGCCGACACCGAGAACGGCACGCTCAAGGAGGTCTTCGCCTGCGGTACGGCCGCGGTGATCACCCCGGTCGGCACGGTGAAGTCGGCCCGTGGCGAGTGGCAGCAGTCGGGCGGGCAGCCCGGTGAGGTCACGATGAAGCTCCGCGACGCGCTGCTCGCGATCCAGACCGGCAAGGCCGAGGACGTCCACGGCTGGACGCACGAGCTGGGCTAG
- the ureA gene encoding urease subunit gamma codes for MRLTPTERDRLLIFGAAELARARRARGLRLNVPEATALIADTVCEAARDGRRLAEAIDAARSVLGPDDVLPGVADVVTEVHVEAVFEDGSRLAVVSDPIGGGNLGDGAPGALLPGPTEAEQPPTLILKVRNTATVPVSVTSHFHFFESNPRLDFDRAAAYGMRLAVPAGSSFRFDPDGEAEVGLVPIGGGRVAIGFAGLVDGPLDAPGAKEEALRRAAACGYLGVQLTKEGE; via the coding sequence GTGCGACTGACCCCCACGGAACGCGACCGGCTGCTGATCTTCGGCGCCGCGGAGCTCGCCCGGGCCCGCCGGGCACGGGGCCTGCGGCTCAATGTGCCGGAGGCGACCGCCCTCATTGCGGACACCGTCTGCGAGGCGGCCCGCGACGGCAGGCGCCTCGCCGAGGCGATCGACGCCGCCCGGTCCGTACTCGGTCCGGACGACGTGCTGCCGGGCGTGGCCGATGTCGTCACCGAAGTGCATGTCGAGGCCGTTTTCGAGGACGGCTCGCGGCTCGCGGTCGTCTCCGACCCGATCGGCGGCGGAAACCTCGGCGACGGCGCCCCCGGCGCCCTGCTGCCCGGGCCCACCGAGGCCGAGCAACCCCCCACGCTGATCCTCAAGGTCCGCAACACCGCGACCGTCCCCGTCAGCGTCACCTCCCACTTCCACTTCTTCGAGTCCAACCCGCGCCTCGACTTCGACCGCGCCGCCGCGTACGGCATGCGGCTCGCCGTCCCCGCCGGGTCGTCGTTCCGCTTCGACCCGGACGGCGAGGCGGAGGTCGGACTCGTGCCGATCGGCGGCGGCCGCGTCGCCATCGGCTTCGCGGGCCTGGTCGACGGCCCGCTGGACGCGCCCGGCGCGAAGGAAGAGGCCCTGCGGCGCGCGGCGGCCTGCGGCTACCTGGGAGTACAGCTCACGAAGGAGGGCGAGTGA
- a CDS encoding cytosine permease produces MPIEQRGVDTIPEAERTSGPRDLLSILLGSNLCLGVIIFGWLPVSFGLGLWASVTSVVAGTLVGVAVTAPLALVSLRTATNLSTSSGAFFGVRGRLVGSVVGLLLSLGYTALTLWIGGDVMVGTLERLIGLPTGDVTHTVVYAVLAACTVVAAVYGYRLLLKLSKALAIGMTLLLALGLVAYAGDFTTAPVPETPYLLGSFWPTWVLSAVAAGLSGPVAFITLLGDYTRYISPERHSAKTVWRTTCLGLVAGLLIPQLFGTFTALAARGGLDYAGPLVEASPVWYLVPLLLAATAGSVGNAGLMLYSMGLDLDAILPRATRSRATLVVAVIATAFVFLGHFASDAQTAMTSFVLLLTAIGTPWAVITLIGHARCGGAYDPEALQVYNRRARGGVYWFTAGWHPRATLSWAVGAGVGLASVSTPLYEGPLLALTGGIDCSFILSGLVGGALYAVLTPGTAATPEAVREQEQELAAS; encoded by the coding sequence ATGCCGATAGAACAGCGCGGAGTCGACACCATCCCCGAAGCGGAACGCACCAGCGGTCCGCGCGACCTTCTCTCGATCCTGCTCGGCTCGAACCTCTGCCTCGGAGTGATCATCTTCGGGTGGCTGCCGGTCTCCTTCGGCCTCGGGCTGTGGGCCTCGGTGACCTCCGTCGTGGCCGGCACGCTCGTCGGTGTCGCCGTGACCGCCCCGCTCGCGCTCGTCTCACTGCGCACCGCGACCAACCTCTCCACCTCCAGCGGCGCCTTCTTCGGCGTACGCGGACGGCTCGTCGGCTCGGTGGTCGGGCTGCTGCTCTCCCTCGGCTACACGGCGCTGACGCTGTGGATCGGCGGAGACGTCATGGTCGGCACGTTGGAGCGGCTGATCGGCCTGCCGACCGGCGACGTCACGCACACGGTGGTGTACGCCGTGCTCGCCGCCTGCACGGTCGTCGCCGCGGTCTACGGCTACCGCCTGCTGCTCAAGCTCAGCAAGGCCCTCGCGATCGGCATGACCCTGCTGCTCGCGCTGGGCCTCGTCGCGTACGCGGGCGACTTCACCACGGCCCCCGTGCCCGAAACCCCGTACCTGCTCGGCTCGTTCTGGCCGACCTGGGTGCTGTCGGCGGTCGCCGCCGGACTCAGCGGCCCGGTCGCCTTCATCACGCTGCTCGGCGACTACACCCGCTACATATCCCCCGAGCGGCACAGCGCGAAGACCGTCTGGCGGACCACCTGCCTGGGCCTCGTGGCCGGTCTGCTGATCCCTCAGCTCTTCGGTACGTTCACGGCGTTGGCGGCGCGCGGCGGTCTGGACTACGCGGGCCCGCTCGTCGAGGCCTCCCCCGTCTGGTACTTGGTGCCGCTGCTGCTCGCGGCGACCGCCGGCTCGGTCGGCAACGCGGGTCTGATGCTCTACTCGATGGGCCTCGACCTGGACGCGATCCTGCCGCGCGCGACGCGCTCGCGGGCCACGCTGGTGGTCGCGGTGATCGCGACGGCGTTCGTCTTCCTCGGCCACTTCGCCTCGGACGCGCAGACCGCGATGACCTCGTTCGTGCTGCTGCTCACGGCGATCGGTACGCCCTGGGCGGTGATCACCCTGATCGGGCACGCGCGCTGCGGGGGCGCGTACGACCCGGAGGCGCTCCAGGTCTACAACCGCCGGGCGCGGGGCGGGGTGTACTGGTTCACGGCCGGCTGGCACCCGCGCGCGACGCTGTCGTGGGCGGTCGGTGCCGGTGTGGGCCTCGCGTCGGTGTCGACACCCCTGTACGAGGGGCCGCTGCTCGCCCTGACGGGCGGGATCGACTGCAGCTTCATCCTGTCCGGCCTGGTCGGCGGCGCGCTGTACGCGGTGCTGACGCCGGGCACGGCGGCCACGCCGGAGGCCGTACGGGAGCAGGAACAGGAACTCGCCGCGTCCTGA
- a CDS encoding agmatine deiminase family protein, translating into MTFRMPPEWAPHERTWMAWPSPNPTFTNDEELAEARTAWASVARAVRRFEPVTMVVGPGGADSARELLGPDVELVERELDDAWMRDIGPTFVTNGTELAAVDWVFNGWGGQDWARWEHDSKIARHVADLAGVSVLSSPLVNEGGAIHVDGEGTVLLTDTVQLGAGRNPEWTREQVEAEIHAKLGTTKAIWLPHGLTGDYGLFGTQGHVDIVAAFARPGVVVVHSQQDPAHPDYERSRMYVDILGRQTDAKGRRLEVVEIPAPTVLKDEEGDWVDYSYINHYLCNGGVVLCGFDDPNDEIAAGIFRRLFPERIVTLVDARAIFAGGGGIHCITQQQPKV; encoded by the coding sequence ATGACCTTCCGAATGCCGCCCGAGTGGGCCCCGCACGAGCGCACGTGGATGGCCTGGCCCAGCCCGAACCCCACCTTCACGAACGACGAGGAGCTGGCCGAGGCCCGTACCGCGTGGGCGTCGGTGGCTCGTGCCGTACGCCGCTTCGAGCCGGTGACGATGGTCGTCGGCCCGGGGGGAGCGGACTCCGCGCGCGAGCTGCTCGGTCCGGACGTCGAGCTCGTGGAGCGCGAGCTCGACGACGCCTGGATGCGGGACATCGGCCCCACGTTCGTGACCAACGGCACCGAACTGGCAGCCGTGGACTGGGTGTTCAACGGCTGGGGCGGGCAGGACTGGGCCCGCTGGGAGCACGACTCCAAGATCGCCCGTCACGTGGCGGACCTGGCAGGCGTCTCCGTGCTCTCCTCCCCCCTGGTGAACGAGGGCGGCGCGATCCACGTCGACGGCGAGGGAACGGTTCTGCTGACCGACACCGTCCAGCTCGGCGCGGGCCGCAACCCCGAGTGGACCCGTGAGCAGGTCGAGGCCGAGATCCACGCCAAGCTCGGCACGACGAAGGCGATCTGGCTCCCGCACGGCCTGACCGGCGACTACGGCCTCTTCGGCACCCAGGGACACGTCGACATCGTCGCCGCCTTCGCCCGCCCCGGCGTCGTGGTCGTCCACAGCCAGCAGGACCCGGCCCACCCGGACTACGAGCGCTCCCGGATGTACGTCGACATCCTCGGCCGCCAGACGGACGCGAAGGGCCGCCGCCTGGAGGTCGTGGAGATCCCGGCCCCGACCGTCCTGAAGGACGAGGAGGGCGACTGGGTCGACTACTCGTACATCAACCACTACCTCTGCAACGGCGGCGTGGTGCTCTGCGGCTTCGACGACCCGAACGACGAGATCGCGGCGGGCATCTTCCGCCGGCTGTTCCCCGAGCGGATCGTGACGCTGGTGGACGCGCGCGCGATCTTCGCGGGCGGGGGCGGCATCCACTGCATCACGCAGCAGCAGCCGAAGGTCTGA
- a CDS encoding urease subunit alpha, with translation MDPYEYASVHGPRAGDRVVLGDSGLVVRVESDSQKPGDEFLAGFGKTARDGLHLKAAAVRETCDVVISNVLVIDAVQGIRKVSIGMREGRIHAIGRAGNPDTLDGVDVVVGTGTSIVSGEGLIATAGAVDTHVHLLSPRIMEASLASGVTTIIGQEFGPVWGVGVNSPWALKHAFNAFDAWPVNIGFLARGSSSDAAPLVEALAEGGASGFKVHEDMGAHTRALDTALRVAEDHDVQVALHSDGLNECLSVEDTLRVLDGRTIHAFHIEGCGGGHVPNVLKMAGVPNVIGSSTNPTLPFGRDAVAEHYGMIVSVHDLKTDLPGDAAMARDRIRAGTMGAEDVLHDLGAIGITSSDAQGMGRAGETVRRTFAMAGKMKAELGPLEGDGAHDDNARVLRYMAKLTINPAIAHGLAHEIGSIEVGKMADIVLWRPEFFGAKPQLVLKSGFPAYGVVGDPNAATDTCEPLVLGPQFGSYGATPADISVAFVAQAAVDLGSDRMPTRRRRVAVRGTRGIGPGDLLLNSRIGQVGVDGRTGLVSLDGEPIRSEPAASISLNRLYFL, from the coding sequence ATGGACCCGTACGAGTACGCATCGGTGCACGGCCCCCGCGCGGGCGACCGGGTCGTCCTGGGCGACTCCGGGCTCGTCGTCCGGGTCGAGTCGGACTCCCAGAAGCCCGGGGACGAGTTCCTCGCCGGCTTCGGCAAGACCGCCCGCGACGGGCTGCACCTCAAGGCGGCCGCCGTCCGTGAGACCTGCGACGTCGTGATCAGCAACGTCCTCGTGATCGACGCCGTTCAGGGCATCCGCAAGGTGTCCATCGGTATGCGCGAGGGCCGGATCCACGCCATCGGGCGCGCGGGCAACCCGGACACCCTCGACGGTGTCGACGTCGTCGTCGGCACCGGCACGTCGATCGTCTCCGGCGAGGGCCTGATCGCCACCGCCGGTGCTGTGGACACCCACGTCCACCTGCTGTCCCCCCGCATCATGGAGGCCTCCCTCGCCTCTGGTGTCACCACCATCATCGGACAGGAGTTCGGTCCTGTCTGGGGGGTTGGCGTCAACTCGCCATGGGCCCTGAAGCACGCCTTCAACGCCTTCGACGCCTGGCCGGTCAACATCGGCTTCCTCGCCCGCGGCTCGTCCTCGGACGCGGCCCCGCTGGTCGAGGCGCTCGCCGAGGGCGGCGCGTCCGGCTTCAAGGTCCACGAGGACATGGGCGCCCACACCCGCGCCCTGGACACCGCGCTGCGCGTCGCCGAGGACCACGACGTCCAGGTCGCCCTCCACAGCGACGGCCTCAACGAGTGCCTGTCCGTGGAGGACACCCTGCGCGTCCTCGACGGCCGGACCATCCACGCCTTCCACATCGAGGGCTGCGGCGGCGGACACGTACCGAACGTCCTCAAGATGGCGGGCGTGCCGAACGTCATCGGCTCGTCCACCAACCCCACGCTCCCCTTCGGCCGCGACGCGGTCGCCGAGCACTACGGGATGATCGTCTCCGTCCACGACCTGAAGACCGACCTCCCCGGCGACGCCGCCATGGCGCGCGACCGGATCAGGGCCGGGACGATGGGCGCGGAGGACGTCCTGCACGACCTCGGCGCGATCGGGATCACCTCGTCCGACGCGCAGGGGATGGGAAGGGCCGGCGAGACCGTACGCCGGACCTTCGCCATGGCCGGGAAGATGAAGGCCGAGCTGGGCCCGCTGGAGGGCGACGGCGCGCACGACGACAACGCGCGCGTGCTGCGCTACATGGCCAAGCTGACCATCAACCCGGCGATCGCCCACGGCCTCGCGCACGAGATCGGCTCGATCGAGGTCGGCAAGATGGCCGACATCGTGCTGTGGCGGCCGGAGTTCTTCGGCGCCAAGCCGCAGCTGGTGCTCAAGTCCGGCTTCCCGGCGTACGGGGTCGTGGGCGACCCGAACGCGGCCACCGACACCTGTGAACCGCTGGTTCTCGGGCCGCAGTTCGGGTCGTACGGAGCCACCCCCGCCGACATCTCGGTCGCCTTCGTCGCCCAGGCCGCCGTCGACCTCGGCTCCGACCGGATGCCGACCCGGCGCCGCCGGGTGGCCGTCCGCGGAACGCGCGGCATCGGCCCCGGCGACCTGCTCCTGAACTCCCGTATCGGCCAGGTGGGGGTGGACGGCCGGACCGGACTCGTGTCGCTGGACGGCGAACCGATCCGCTCAGAACCGGCCGCGTCCATCTCCCTGAACCGTCTCTACTTCCTCTAG